A window of the Lactuca sativa cultivar Salinas chromosome 7, Lsat_Salinas_v11, whole genome shotgun sequence genome harbors these coding sequences:
- the LOC111905674 gene encoding uncharacterized protein LOC111905674 isoform X1 produces the protein MHLCIILSIMGIDTIKPYSTTVLRFSFLITTFLFCSSATSTAALKIARPLRKLTHPVVILVSVDGFRFGYQFKTPTPNIHRLIKKGTEAETGLIPVYPTLTFPNHYSIATGLYPAYHGIILNRFTDPTTGDNFTTRSREPKWWLGEPIWETIANQGLKAATYFWPGSDVKKGSWDCPVNFCPPYNASVPFEERVDTFLHYFDLPNEEIPVFMALYLEDPDSQGHLVGPDDPQITEAVSNIDGLIGRLINGLEKRGVFEDVTIIMVGDHGMVGTCDQKLIFLDDLASWVKIPEEWVKFYSPVLSIRPPSNQSPSEIVAKMNQGLSSGKVKNGDKLKVYLKEDLPARLHYWESDRITPIIGLVDTTGKRLIQYTII, from the coding sequence ATGCATCTGTGCATTATTCTCTCTATAATGGGAATAGATACTATAAAACCCTACTCCACCACCGTCCTCCGCTTCTCATTCCTCATCACCACCTTCCTCTTCTGCTCCTCCGCCACATCCACCGCCGCTCTCAAAATCGCCCGTCCACTCCGTAAACTAACTCACCCAGTCGTCATCCTCGTTTCCGTAGATGGGTTCCGATTTGGGTACCAGTTTAAAACCCCAACACCCAACATCCATCGACTAATCAAAAAAGGAACCGAAGCTGAAACCGGATTGATTCCAGTTTACCCAACCTTAACTTTCCCAAATCACTACTCAATCGCCACCGGATTATACCCAGCTTATCATGGAATCATATTAAACAGATTCACTGATCCAACTACAGGCGATAACTTCACAACAAGAAGTCGTGAACCCAAATGGTGGCTAGGCGAACCCATATGGGAGACAATCGCGAACCAAGGGCTGAAAGCGGCGACATATTTCTGGCCTGGGTCCGATGTAAAAAAAGGTTCTTGGGATTGTCCTGTGAATTTCTGTCCACCGTATAACGCTTCAGTTCCGTTTGAAGAACGCGTCGATACTTTTCTCCATTATTTCGATTTGCCAAATGAAGAAATTCCTGTTTTCATGGCGTTATATTTGGAGGATCCTGATTCTCAAGGTCATTTAGTTGGCCCTGATGATCCTCAAATTACAGAAGCTGTTAGTAACATCGATGGGTTGATTGGTAGATTGATTAACGGATTGGAAAAACGTGGAGTTTTCGAAGATGTTACTATAATTATGGTTGGCGACCATGGAATGGTAGGTACTTGTGATCAAAAGTTGATATTTTTAGACGATTTAGCTTCTTGGGTCAAGATTCCGGAAGAATGGGTAAAATTTTATTCTCCTGTGTTATCTATTCGTCCACCTTCTAATCAATCCCCTTCTGAAATTGTCGCCAAAATGAACCAAGGATTGAGTTCAGGAAAGGTTAAAAATGGCGATAAATTGAAAGTTTATCTCAAAGAAGACCTTCCTGCAAGGCTGCACTATTGGGAAAGTGATAGGATTACTCCAATCATTGGGTTAGTTGACACTACTGGAAAAAGGTTAATACAATACACCATAATATAA
- the LOC111905674 gene encoding methylthioribose-1-phosphate isomerase isoform X2, translated as MLEDDVASNKAISLATFGFGTALGVIRALHVDEVLERAYCTETRPFNQGSRLTAYELVHDKIPATLIANSAAAALMKTRSIHYVIVGAYRVTANGDTANKIGTYSLALSAKHHGVQFYVAAPLTSVDLSLSSGNEIVIEERLPKELLNTCGGMGEQVATSEICIWNPAFDVTPTNLISGIITEKPNLYFGRGIHEDIFSHFNNL; from the exons ATGCTGGAAGATGATGTTGCCTCCAATAAAGCAATCAG TCTTGCAACATTTGGATTTGGAACAGCTCTTGGAGTAATCCGTGCACTACATGTTGATGAAGTACTAGAAAGAGCTTATTGTACAGAAACCCGTCCATTTAACCAA GGATCAAGATTGACAGCTTATGAATTAGTTCATGACAAAATACCCGCGACTCTTATAGCAAATTCTGCAGCTGCTGCTTTAATGAAAACTAGATCTATCCATTATGTCATTGTTGGAGCTTATCGTGTTACTGCTAATG GTGACACTGCGAACAAGATTGGAACATATAGCCTAGCGTTATCTGCTAAACATCATGGTGTTCAATTTTACGTTGCGGCCCccttgacttcagttgacttgtCATTATCTTCCGGGAATGAAATTGTTATAGAAGAAAGATTGCCAAAGGAGTTACTTAACACATGTGGTGGTATGGGAGAACAAGTTGCAACTTCTGAGATTTGTATTTGGAATCCAGCTTTTGATGTTACACCAACTAATTTAATATCTGGTATCATAACTGAAAAG CCAAACCTCTATTTTGGAAGAGGCATACATGAGGACATATTTTCTCATTTCAA TAACCTATAA
- the LOC111905674 gene encoding methylthioribose-1-phosphate isomerase isoform X3 — translation MLEDDVASNKAISLATFGFGTALGVIRALHVDEVLERAYCTETRPFNQGSRLTAYELVHDKIPATLIANSAAAALMKTRSIHYVIVGAYRVTANGDTANKIGTYSLALSAKHHGVQFYVAAPLTSVDLSLSSGNEIVIEERLPKELLNTCGGMGEQVATSEICIWNPAFDVTPTNLISGIITEK, via the exons ATGCTGGAAGATGATGTTGCCTCCAATAAAGCAATCAG TCTTGCAACATTTGGATTTGGAACAGCTCTTGGAGTAATCCGTGCACTACATGTTGATGAAGTACTAGAAAGAGCTTATTGTACAGAAACCCGTCCATTTAACCAA GGATCAAGATTGACAGCTTATGAATTAGTTCATGACAAAATACCCGCGACTCTTATAGCAAATTCTGCAGCTGCTGCTTTAATGAAAACTAGATCTATCCATTATGTCATTGTTGGAGCTTATCGTGTTACTGCTAATG GTGACACTGCGAACAAGATTGGAACATATAGCCTAGCGTTATCTGCTAAACATCATGGTGTTCAATTTTACGTTGCGGCCCccttgacttcagttgacttgtCATTATCTTCCGGGAATGAAATTGTTATAGAAGAAAGATTGCCAAAGGAGTTACTTAACACATGTGGTGGTATGGGAGAACAAGTTGCAACTTCTGAGATTTGTATTTGGAATCCAGCTTTTGATGTTACACCAACTAATTTAATATCTGGTATCATAACTGAAAAG TAA
- the LOC128127241 gene encoding uncharacterized protein LOC128127241, with amino-acid sequence MSSSERPSKEKTPVRNTNTSIPSFDQPIFSYLYYHYGGMFPCFHNDQGNHIHKHHHYHNPDFNPFDFLSQPEFVQQTQTQPETVVSDSEPEFVTETQPTRAATKRKEKAEARCWEPLEALMLAQSWIDISEDATVGKDQKHDRFWIRVLHMFHKGMNRGEYRSKHQVYSKWGKMNKEVMLFNDLWNNMKRQWKSGESDEVILKKALKVKWLSSKTSDQHIDSGSKHSRTSESDHTTSDARVQFDLNEDEPVPVSPPSPPLGRDKSKSKGKRKASDLNDLKEMETDMKDIKDRMDKILKIASERELRKQRESDMRILAMDTSNMTGAELEVVLAMKEEVKNRYINRG; translated from the exons atgTCTTCTTCCGAAAGACCTAGCAAAGAAAAAACACCAGTCAGAAACACCAACACCTCAATACCTTCATTTGATCAACCGATTTTCTCATATCTGTATTACCACTATGGCGGTATGTTTCCTTGTTTCCACAACGACCAGGGCAACCACATCCACAaacaccaccactaccacaacccggattttaatccatttgattttttGTCCCAACCCGAGTTTGTtcaacaaacacaaacacaaccaGAAACGGTCGTTTCTGATTCTGAACCGGAATTCGTTACAGAAACTCAGCCCACTCGAGCAGCAactaaaagaaaagagaaggcgGAGGCTAGATGTTGGGAACCTTTGGAAGCGTTAATGTTGGCACAATCTTGGATCGATATTTCAGAAGATGCGACGGTTGGAAAAGACCAAAAGCATGACCGCTTTTGGATTCGGGTTTTACACATGTTCCATAAAGGAATGAACCGTGGAGAATACCGTTCAAAACATCAAGTGTACTCCAAATGGGGGAAGATGAACAAGGAAGTCATGTTGTTTAATGACTTGTGGAACAACATGAAACGTCAATGGAAAAGTGGAGAAAGCGATGAAGTCATTTTGAAGAAAGCGTTGAAAGT GAAATGGCTGAGTAGCAAAACATCTGACCAACATATCGACAGTGGGTCAAAACACAGCAGAACATCTGAGTCCGACCACACTACATCAGATGctcgtgttcaatttgatctgaaCGAAGATGAACCTGTTCCAGTTTCACCACCTTCCCCACCATTGGGAAGAGACAAATCAAAAAGCAAAGGCAAACGCAAAGCATCGGATTTAAATGATTTGAAAGAAATGGAAACTGACATGAAGGATATAAAAGACAGAATGGACAAGATTTTGAAAATTGCTTCTGAAAGAGAGCTTCGGAAACAAAGGGAGAGCGACATGCGAATACTAGCGATGGACACGTCGAATATGACTGGGGCCGagcttgaagtggttttggcgatGAAGGAGGAAGTGAAAAACCGTTACATCAATCGTGGctaa